The Parabacteroides sp. AD58 genome includes a window with the following:
- a CDS encoding CBS domain-containing protein, with protein MLVKDFITKEIPVLKSFDTGDYALTLMDDYKLKHLPVVSDDSFYYKGIISEKELLSYSDLSVNIGNIYLAESPSVRLETHLLEVLALITRNKLSLLPVISDQDIYEGVVTRERLVDVCADFCQADAPGSTIILEVSPTDYSVTDIARIIESNNAHILSLQTHPEDTNGQLLITLKIDAEDASAVIRSFERFNYTVVWHFMENGMVDDIFQQRMNELIHYMNI; from the coding sequence ATGTTGGTGAAAGATTTCATAACAAAGGAAATCCCCGTGTTAAAAAGTTTTGATACGGGAGACTATGCATTGACCCTGATGGATGATTACAAATTAAAGCATTTACCGGTGGTTTCTGATGATTCCTTCTACTATAAAGGAATCATTTCAGAGAAAGAATTGCTTTCATATTCGGATTTATCCGTAAATATCGGGAATATATATTTAGCAGAATCGCCGTCAGTAAGGCTTGAAACTCATTTATTAGAAGTACTGGCTCTGATTACCCGGAATAAGCTAAGCCTTCTTCCAGTCATATCAGATCAAGATATATACGAAGGAGTTGTGACTCGGGAACGCCTTGTTGACGTATGCGCTGATTTCTGTCAGGCAGATGCTCCAGGAAGTACAATCATACTGGAAGTCAGCCCTACCGATTATTCGGTAACGGATATTGCCCGCATCATAGAATCAAATAATGCACATATACTATCCTTGCAAACCCATCCGGAAGACACCAACGGACAGCTTCTAATCACCCTGAAAATTGATGCAGAAGATGCTTCGGCCGTTATCCGGAGCTTTGAGCGTTTTAATTATACGGTCGTATGGCATTTTATGGAAAATGGAATGGTAGATGATATTTTCCAACAACGAATGAATGAATTAATACATTACATGAATATATGA
- a CDS encoding NAD kinase, with protein sequence MKVGIFGSQYQQEKQSIIRRVFSKLASLEAEVYVDTIFHDYLLDAFGFEPCVAGLISGDIFDLDVAISLGGDGTFLRTAARVNRQNIPILGINTGRLGFLADIGSTEVEDTLEELFKHYYKVEERFLLRLETESRAYKGYNYALNEIAVLKRDTSSMITIHTSLNGEYLTSYQADGLVIATPTGSTAYSMSVNGPIILPQDNSIVLSPVAPHSLNVRPLVIPDDFEITLGVESRNRTFLISLDGRSEIFPTGIQLKVSKADYTTKVIKRYNHTFYQTLREKLMWGADVRMNKKLK encoded by the coding sequence ATGAAAGTAGGAATTTTCGGTAGTCAATATCAGCAGGAAAAACAGAGTATCATCCGGCGTGTATTCAGCAAACTGGCTTCATTAGAGGCTGAAGTATATGTGGATACGATTTTTCATGATTACTTGCTGGATGCTTTTGGATTCGAACCCTGTGTTGCCGGACTTATTTCGGGCGACATATTCGACCTGGATGTGGCTATCAGTCTTGGTGGCGATGGAACATTTCTCCGAACGGCAGCTAGAGTCAATCGCCAGAATATTCCCATTTTAGGGATTAACACCGGCAGGCTCGGTTTTCTGGCGGATATAGGTAGTACAGAAGTAGAAGACACTCTCGAAGAACTTTTCAAGCATTATTATAAAGTAGAAGAACGTTTCTTGCTTCGGCTGGAAACAGAGAGTCGTGCCTATAAAGGCTACAATTATGCACTAAACGAAATAGCCGTGTTAAAACGTGACACCTCATCCATGATCACGATCCACACATCCCTGAATGGAGAATACCTAACTTCCTATCAGGCCGACGGATTAGTTATTGCGACTCCAACGGGTTCAACGGCATATTCCATGAGTGTTAATGGTCCGATCATTCTTCCTCAAGATAACAGTATCGTATTGAGCCCGGTTGCTCCTCATTCCTTAAACGTACGTCCTTTGGTGATTCCAGATGACTTTGAAATCACGTTGGGTGTTGAAAGCAGGAATCGGACATTCCTCATTTCGTTAGACGGAAGATCAGAAATATTTCCTACAGGTATCCAACTAAAGGTAAGCAAAGCTGATTATACAACCAAAGTCATTAAACGATACAATCATACTTTTTACCAGACGCTTCGAGAAAAACTGATGTGGGGAGCGGATGTCCGTATGAATAAGAAACTTAAATAA
- a CDS encoding manganese efflux pump MntP family protein, with protein MSFLEILLLAVGLSMDSLAVSVTSGAIMRECSAYRVVKVAFVLAFFQAAFTLIGYLLGFSFLKLIETVDHWIAFALLLYLGGRMIWESRQEKEEDEKMNPLCLKTLCGLGIATSIDALAVGVSLALMQTSLSVITTTIAIVTFLFSAFGVCFGAKVGNKIDLKLDLIGGLILIAIGVKILIEHLFLS; from the coding sequence ATGTCATTTTTGGAAATATTATTATTGGCAGTCGGACTGTCAATGGATAGCTTGGCCGTATCGGTAACCAGTGGAGCAATCATGAGGGAATGTTCCGCGTATCGAGTAGTTAAGGTCGCATTTGTTCTGGCCTTTTTTCAGGCAGCATTTACGTTGATTGGTTATTTGTTGGGTTTCAGCTTTCTGAAACTGATTGAAACTGTTGATCATTGGATTGCCTTTGCCTTATTGCTTTATTTAGGCGGACGGATGATTTGGGAAAGTCGTCAGGAAAAAGAAGAGGATGAAAAGATGAATCCTCTCTGTCTGAAAACTCTTTGTGGCTTAGGGATTGCTACAAGTATTGATGCTTTAGCGGTTGGTGTTTCGTTAGCGCTAATGCAAACCTCGTTGTCTGTCATTACTACTACAATTGCTATCGTCACATTCTTATTCTCGGCATTTGGTGTCTGTTTTGGGGCGAAAGTAGGAAATAAGATAGATCTGAAATTAGATTTGATAGGCGGACTGATTCTGATTGCTATTGGTGTGAAAATACTGATAGAACATTTGTTTTTAAGCTGA
- a CDS encoding glycosyltransferase family 2 protein, translating to MDISVVIPLYNEAESLPELYAWIKRVMEENHFSYEVIFVDDGSTDNSWEIIEGFHQKSPAVKGIRFRRNYGKSPGLHCGFQRAEGDVVITMDADLQDSPDEIPELYRMITEDGYDLVSGWKKKRYDPLSKTIPTKLFNATARRFSGIHNLHDFNCGLKAYKKIVVKNIEIYNDMHRYIPYLAKIAGFTKIGEKVVHHQARKYGTTKFGLDRFVNGYLDLITLWFTSKFGKKPMHFFGLWGSVMFFVSFISLLIVLGAKMVSLMAGMPMRLVTDSPYFYVALTGMILGTQLFLAGFVGELISRSSPNRNNYKIAEEI from the coding sequence ATGGATATATCAGTTGTAATTCCGTTATATAATGAAGCTGAATCACTTCCTGAACTATATGCTTGGATTAAACGGGTGATGGAAGAAAACCATTTTTCGTATGAAGTTATTTTTGTGGATGATGGAAGTACCGATAATTCATGGGAAATCATAGAAGGGTTTCACCAGAAATCTCCGGCAGTCAAAGGAATTCGTTTCCGCAGGAATTATGGGAAATCTCCGGGTCTGCATTGCGGGTTCCAACGAGCTGAGGGTGATGTGGTAATCACGATGGATGCAGATTTGCAGGATAGTCCGGACGAAATACCTGAATTATATCGTATGATTACAGAAGACGGATATGATCTGGTTTCCGGCTGGAAGAAGAAACGGTATGACCCTCTTTCGAAAACCATTCCTACCAAGCTGTTTAATGCAACGGCTCGTCGTTTTTCTGGAATTCATAATCTGCATGATTTTAACTGTGGTTTGAAAGCCTATAAGAAGATTGTGGTGAAGAATATAGAGATTTATAATGATATGCATCGTTATATCCCTTACTTGGCTAAGATTGCTGGTTTTACGAAGATAGGAGAGAAGGTTGTTCACCATCAGGCCCGTAAGTATGGAACAACGAAATTTGGGTTGGATCGCTTTGTAAACGGCTATTTGGATCTGATTACACTTTGGTTTACTTCAAAGTTCGGAAAGAAGCCAATGCATTTCTTCGGATTATGGGGTAGTGTGATGTTCTTTGTCAGTTTCATCTCTTTGTTGATTGTCTTAGGAGCTAAAATGGTTTCCTTAATGGCGGGAATGCCTATGCGACTGGTAACAGATTCTCCTTATTTTTATGTGGCATTGACGGGTATGATTTTAGGAACTCAGTTATTCCTGGCAGGCTTTGTTGGAGAACTGATCTCCCGAAGTTCTCCCAATCGGAATAACTATAAAATAGCTGAAGAAATATAA
- a CDS encoding DUF4199 domain-containing protein → MENKNSGLLSAAMSYGFSLGIFWIVKYLFYMFSLRFSFLVVIYWGMSLVVPYLAYLLTKRYREDLGGMISFAQAWRFGVLIYLFAAILVSIMHYLFYRFVAPPDFLTSAVTQTIESLKQMQVDSKVISSIEAMNFSPIHMALQGIINNIFYGIVLSIPVAALVSRKDSRSI, encoded by the coding sequence ATGGAAAATAAAAATAGTGGACTATTGTCGGCAGCCATGTCTTATGGATTTTCTTTGGGAATATTCTGGATTGTGAAATATTTATTCTATATGTTCAGCTTACGCTTTTCCTTTTTGGTTGTTATCTATTGGGGAATGTCGTTAGTTGTTCCTTATCTGGCTTATTTGCTGACGAAACGATATCGTGAAGATTTGGGAGGGATGATTTCTTTCGCTCAGGCGTGGCGTTTTGGCGTATTGATTTATTTGTTTGCCGCCATCTTAGTTTCCATTATGCATTATTTGTTTTATCGTTTTGTGGCTCCACCAGATTTCTTAACCTCAGCAGTGACGCAGACGATAGAATCGTTAAAGCAGATGCAGGTGGATAGCAAGGTGATCTCGTCTATCGAAGCCATGAATTTTTCACCCATACATATGGCTCTTCAGGGAATAATAAACAATATATTTTATGGTATAGTATTGTCTATTCCGGTAGCAGCCTTAGTTAGTCGGAAAGACAGTCGATCAATATAG